The sequence below is a genomic window from Rudanella lutea DSM 19387.
TCGTCGTACCTGATGGCGCACGGAATGGGTCGGCCCGTAAAAGATGCCACCACCACCGTGCGGTTTCCGAAAAAAGGCAAGTATCAGATTTGGGTGCGCACCAAAGACTGGGCACCGTTTCCGAAAGGGCCGGGTAAGTTTCAGGTCGCCTTGAACGGCAAGCCCCTAAACACCGTGTTTGGCGAAAGCGGCTCCGATACCTGGAAATGGTACTACGGGGGCGAAACCGACATTCAGAGCGAGCAGGTCACGATGGCCCTGCACGACCTGACGGGCTTCAACGGCCGCTGCGACGCCATTCTGTTTACCAACGCGCCCAAATTCACCCCGCCCGACGGAGCCGAAGCCCTCACGGCCTTCCGGAACAAACAACTGAACCTGACGGGCAAAACAGCCGACGCCGGGCAGTTTGATCTGGTGGTGGTGGGCGGGGGTATTGCAGGCACCTGCGCGGCTATTTCGGCGGCCCGGCTGGGCCTGAAAGTCGCCCTGATTCAGGATCGGCCGGTGCTGGGCGGCAACAACAGCTCCGAAATCCGGGTGCACCTCCGGGGCGACGTCGATAAAAACCATTATCCCAAGCTGGGCCGGATTGTCCGCGAAATGGACAACGGCGACCCCGGCAATGGTCACCCCGAAGGCAAAGAATACGGCGATGACCGCAAAATTGCCATTGTGAAAGGCGAGCGCAACATCACGCTTTTTCTGAACACCCACGTTCACAAAGTGGAAAAAGAAGGCGACCGGATTGTGGCCGTGGTGGGCCGCGATATTGCCACCAATGCCGAAACCCGGTTCCGGGGCACGTACTTCTCCGACTGCACCGGCGACGGTACGGTGGGGCATTTGGCCGGGGCGCAATACCGGTTTGGCCGCGAGAGCAAGGCCGAAACGGGTGAGTCGCTGGCGTCGGAGAAAGCCGACGATTTTACCCTTGGCACCTCCAACCTCTGGGCCTCGCTCGAACGCGACACGGTATCGTCGTTTCCCGAAACGCCCTGGGCTATTCAGTTTTCAGACGAATACCACATCGACGAAGCCCGGGCCGACTGGCAGTGGGAAACCGGCTTTGGCAATTTCAACACGATCACCGATGCCGAAAAAATCCGCGATCACAACCTGCGGGCTATTTTTGGCAACTGGTCGTATCTGAAAAACAACAAACAGGCCAAATACGGCAAGCGCGAACTGGCCTGGGTGGCTTACATCGGCGGCAAGCGCGAATCGCGCCGACTCATTGGCGACCATATCCTGAATCAGATGGATATTCAGGAGGGCAAGCAGCACCCCGACGGCACCGTTACGGCCACCTGGACCATTGACCTGCATTTTCCCGACGAGC
It includes:
- a CDS encoding FAD-dependent oxidoreductase, whose translation is MKTTIRLIVLLLLALRVSAQDHVFVETESFENKGGWVIDQQSFVVIGSSYLMAHGMGRPVKDATTTVRFPKKGKYQIWVRTKDWAPFPKGPGKFQVALNGKPLNTVFGESGSDTWKWYYGGETDIQSEQVTMALHDLTGFNGRCDAILFTNAPKFTPPDGAEALTAFRNKQLNLTGKTADAGQFDLVVVGGGIAGTCAAISAARLGLKVALIQDRPVLGGNNSSEIRVHLRGDVDKNHYPKLGRIVREMDNGDPGNGHPEGKEYGDDRKIAIVKGERNITLFLNTHVHKVEKEGDRIVAVVGRDIATNAETRFRGTYFSDCTGDGTVGHLAGAQYRFGRESKAETGESLASEKADDFTLGTSNLWASLERDTVSSFPETPWAIQFSDEYHIDEARADWQWETGFGNFNTITDAEKIRDHNLRAIFGNWSYLKNNKQAKYGKRELAWVAYIGGKRESRRLIGDHILNQMDIQEGKQHPDGTVTATWTIDLHFPDERNKKYFEGQEFFAGTKHIKVAPYTIPYRCLYSKNISNLFMAGRNISTTHVAFGSTRVMRTCGMMGEVVGMAAYLSKKHNTTPRGVYQTHLPELMAIIKDEPTASIKP